One genomic region from Deltaproteobacteria bacterium encodes:
- a CDS encoding menaquinone biosynthesis decarboxylase, translating to MAFNNLAEFVEVLERAGELKRISYPVKAELEICAIADRVMKANGPALLFENVVGKTIPLLINAFGSAQRMALALGVDDIEEHARAIAKLIQTKPPKTFKDKLQLLGELIKLAGIPPKIVRDGECQEVIERDPDLTVLPVLTCWPGDAGPFITLPMVFSKDPNTGTRNVGLYRMQVYDRRTTGMHWHLHKVGARHYQQQKENRRRLELAVCLGGDPAMIYAATAPLPPQIDEILFTGFLRKKGVELVKAISVDVEVPANSDIVIEGYVDPAEPLRREGPFGDHTGFYSLADDYPVFHVTCITHKKNPIYPTTIVGRPPMEDAFLGKATERLFLPLLRVTLPEIVDMNLPVHGVFHNLAIISIKKEYPAHGRKVMHALWGLGQMMFTKTLIVVDHDVNVHDLSEVTWVVGNNIDPKRDTLFVEGPVDVLDHAAPALAYGSKLGIDATRKWRSEGYEREWPPVIVMDEQTQNYIDSIWEKLGL from the coding sequence ATGGCCTTTAACAACCTAGCAGAGTTCGTCGAAGTTTTGGAGCGCGCCGGCGAACTCAAACGGATTAGTTATCCGGTCAAAGCCGAGTTGGAGATCTGCGCGATCGCCGACCGGGTGATGAAAGCCAACGGCCCGGCGCTGTTGTTTGAAAACGTCGTCGGCAAAACCATTCCACTGTTGATCAACGCCTTCGGTTCGGCGCAGCGCATGGCTTTGGCACTCGGCGTCGACGACATCGAAGAGCACGCCCGCGCCATCGCCAAACTGATCCAGACCAAGCCGCCAAAAACTTTCAAAGACAAATTGCAGTTGCTCGGCGAGCTAATCAAACTCGCCGGTATTCCGCCGAAGATCGTCAGAGACGGGGAATGCCAGGAAGTGATCGAGCGCGATCCCGATTTGACTGTTCTGCCGGTGCTCACCTGCTGGCCCGGCGACGCCGGACCGTTTATCACCCTGCCGATGGTGTTCTCGAAGGATCCTAACACTGGCACGCGCAACGTCGGACTTTACCGCATGCAGGTTTACGACCGGCGCACCACCGGCATGCACTGGCATCTGCACAAGGTCGGCGCGCGCCATTACCAGCAGCAAAAAGAAAATCGCCGCCGCCTAGAATTAGCGGTTTGCCTGGGCGGCGATCCGGCGATGATCTACGCCGCCACCGCGCCGCTGCCGCCGCAGATCGACGAGATCTTGTTCACCGGCTTTCTGCGCAAGAAGGGCGTCGAACTGGTCAAAGCGATCAGCGTCGATGTCGAGGTGCCGGCGAACTCGGATATCGTCATCGAAGGTTACGTCGATCCCGCCGAGCCGCTGCGCCGCGAAGGGCCGTTCGGCGATCATACTGGATTTTATTCACTCGCCGATGACTATCCGGTGTTTCACGTGACTTGCATCACGCACAAGAAAAATCCGATTTATCCGACCACCATCGTCGGCCGCCCGCCCATGGAAGATGCTTTTCTCGGCAAAGCGACCGAACGGTTGTTTCTGCCGCTCTTGCGCGTGACCTTGCCCGAGATCGTCGACATGAACCTGCCGGTGCACGGCGTGTTTCACAATCTCGCGATCATCTCGATCAAGAAAGAATACCCGGCCCACGGCCGCAAAGTCATGCATGCGCTCTGGGGCCTGGGCCAAATGATGTTTACCAAAACGCTGATCGTCGTCGATCACGACGTCAACGTCCACGATCTTTCCGAAGTCACTTGGGTGGTCGGCAACAACATCGATCCCAAGCGCGACACTCTATTCGTCGAAGGCCCGGTGGATGTCCTTGACCACGCCGCGCCGGCGCTCGCCTACGGCTCGAAGCTCGGCATCGACGCCACTAGAAAATGGCGCAGCGAAGGCTATGAGCGCGAATGGCCGCCGGTGATCGTCATGGATGAGCAGACGCAAAATTATATCGATTCAATCTGGGAAAAGTTAGGACTATGA
- a CDS encoding tetratricopeptide repeat protein, producing MKSTQRATSRRSNATSQSEVSLRWPRWFVPLVIAAVTLAAFFPSLSNDFVNWDDDKTLYDNPFYRGLAWPQIKWMFTTFLMGHYQPLSWLTFAFDYSLWGMNPVGYHLTNLLLHMANGVLFYFVTRRLLVAALAIPPSAENWRLDLSAGLAALLFAIHPLRVESVAWATERRDVLSGLFYFATIYFYLRLVECSKFSTRRRWLCATLAIYFLSLLSKATAITLPFILLVLDVYPLKRLTGRPGQWFKRESRGVLGEKLPFLILALAFAVAALLAQQVTGALKPLEQFGIASRLLQAGYAFMFYLGKTLWPVSLAPIYELPVDVGSWFWLFVFCGVGTIALTMALFFFKRRWPALLACWVYYLVVLAPVTGVAQSGPQLVADRYSYLACLGWPLLIAGGFYRLSPQESFNRQRYFFSSGFAIMVVFSLAILTWNQTKIWRSPIALWQHGTAVEPLASIAHYNLGRAYERENNLAPAIESYRRAATVNPSYAKAHFNLARLLALKGDEAQALAHYRRVIEIRPDHADAHNDLGLLLELKGEDTAAVVEFHRAMEIEPAHGRALFNLAELLARQSDLAKAIVMYERAARSEPNQAAIQVRWAIALARQGQLASATEHFRRALELQPNDSDAHVLMARSLAAQGNKDEAESHYRQALRLMKAAGKSSGSELRELK from the coding sequence ATGAAAAGCACGCAACGCGCAACCAGCCGAAGGTCCAATGCGACGAGCCAAAGCGAGGTATCTCTGCGCTGGCCGCGCTGGTTCGTGCCGTTAGTGATTGCGGCGGTGACTCTGGCGGCGTTTTTTCCGAGCTTGAGTAACGACTTCGTCAATTGGGACGACGACAAAACGCTCTATGACAATCCTTTCTATCGCGGTTTGGCTTGGCCGCAAATCAAATGGATGTTCACGACCTTCCTCATGGGCCACTACCAGCCGCTCAGCTGGTTGACGTTCGCTTTCGACTATTCGCTGTGGGGCATGAATCCCGTCGGTTATCATCTGACCAATTTGCTGCTGCACATGGCCAACGGAGTGCTTTTCTATTTCGTCACTCGGCGGCTGCTCGTTGCGGCATTGGCGATTCCGCCAAGCGCGGAAAATTGGCGGCTCGATCTCAGCGCCGGTTTGGCGGCGCTGTTATTCGCGATTCATCCCCTGCGCGTCGAGTCGGTGGCTTGGGCCACGGAGCGCCGCGATGTGCTCTCGGGTTTGTTCTACTTCGCGACGATTTATTTTTATCTGCGTTTGGTTGAATGCTCGAAATTTAGCACGAGGCGACGTTGGTTGTGCGCGACACTCGCCATTTATTTCTTATCGCTGCTATCGAAGGCGACGGCGATCACTTTGCCTTTCATCTTGCTTGTGCTCGATGTTTATCCGTTAAAAAGATTGACTGGCCGGCCGGGCCAATGGTTCAAGCGGGAATCGCGTGGCGTACTCGGCGAAAAATTACCGTTTTTGATTTTGGCTTTGGCTTTTGCCGTCGCGGCGTTGTTGGCGCAGCAAGTTACTGGGGCGCTCAAACCGCTGGAACAATTCGGCATCGCTTCGCGTCTGCTCCAGGCGGGCTACGCTTTCATGTTTTATCTCGGCAAGACGCTTTGGCCCGTGAGTCTGGCGCCGATTTACGAATTGCCCGTCGACGTCGGTTCTTGGTTTTGGCTGTTCGTGTTTTGCGGCGTCGGAACGATTGCCCTGACGATGGCGCTCTTTTTCTTCAAGCGACGATGGCCGGCGCTGCTCGCCTGTTGGGTTTATTATCTAGTCGTTCTGGCGCCGGTCACCGGCGTGGCGCAGAGCGGACCGCAACTGGTCGCCGACCGTTATAGCTATCTGGCTTGCTTGGGTTGGCCATTGCTGATCGCCGGCGGATTTTATCGTTTGTCGCCGCAAGAAAGTTTCAATCGTCAGCGCTATTTTTTCAGCAGCGGTTTCGCAATCATGGTAGTTTTCTCGTTAGCGATCTTGACCTGGAATCAAACTAAAATATGGCGCTCGCCCATCGCGCTCTGGCAACATGGTACCGCCGTCGAACCGTTGGCGAGCATCGCCCACTACAACCTCGGCCGCGCCTATGAGCGAGAAAATAATCTGGCGCCGGCAATCGAAAGTTATCGGCGCGCGGCGACCGTAAATCCTAGCTATGCTAAGGCGCATTTCAATCTCGCGCGTCTGTTAGCGCTCAAAGGCGATGAAGCGCAGGCGCTGGCACATTATCGGCGGGTGATAGAAATACGTCCCGATCACGCCGACGCGCACAACGATTTAGGTTTGTTGCTGGAGTTGAAGGGCGAGGACACGGCGGCGGTGGTGGAGTTTCATAGAGCCATGGAAATCGAGCCGGCCCATGGCAGAGCGCTGTTCAATTTGGCCGAACTGTTGGCGCGACAAAGCGATCTCGCTAAAGCAATTGTTATGTACGAGCGCGCCGCGCGCAGCGAGCCCAACCAAGCGGCGATCCAAGTGCGCTGGGCGATCGCGTTGGCGCGCCAAGGGCAGTTGGCGTCGGCGACGGAGCATTTTCGCCGCGCGCTGGAGTTGCAGCCGAACGATAGCGACGCTCATGTCCTAATGGCGCGGTCTTTGGCGGCGCAGGGGAACAAGGACGAAGCTGAAAGCCACTATCGACAAGCGCTGCGCCTGATGAAAGCCGCGGGAAAATCTTCCGGCAGTGAACTGCGC